A window of Roseburia hominis A2-183 genomic DNA:
GTGATTGATCGTGCCGGACTTCGCCAGCATGGAAGTCACTGTCCGGTACATATACTGGAAATACGGGTTCGTCTGCTCTGCACGGTTCTTGGCTTTCTGCAGCTTCACGGTAGACACCAGCTTCATGGCTTTTGTGATCTGCTGTGTACTCTGTATACTGCTCTTACGTCTCTTTATGTCTCTCATCGAGGCCATAATACGCACACCGCCTTTCTGCCGTCTACTTTGTGAACTCTGCCTTGCACTCTGTGATTGCCTTTATGAGCTTCGCTTCTGTCTCTTCGCTGATTACCTTCTCAGTGCGGATTGCTTCCGGAACCTCCGGATATTTCGTATCCACATACTCGAACAGTGCCTTCTCAAACGGAAGGATGTCCGCAACCGGAATATCCATCAGATATTTGTTGGTTGCCGCGTAGATAATCATAACCTGCTTCTCAACCGGCATCGGCTGATACTGCGGCTGCTTTAAGATCTCCTTGATGCGCTCGCCCTGCGTCAGCTTCTCCGTCGTATCCGCATCCAGCTCGGAACCGAACTGTGCGAAAGCTGCAAGCTCTCTGTACTGTGCCAGCTCGGTACGGATCGGCGCCGCGATCTTCTTCATTGCCTTGATCTGCGCAGAACCGCCTACTCGTGAAACGGAAAGACCTGCGTTGATAGCCGGCCGGAAACCTGCGTTAAACATCTCTGTCTCAAGATAGATCTGACCGTCCGTGATGGAGATCACGTTGGTCGGGATATAGGCAGATACATCGCCCGCCTGCGTCTCGATAATCGGAAGCGCGGTCAGGGAACCGCCGCCCAGCTTATCGGAAAGTCTTGCTGCACGCTCAAGAAGTCTTGAGTGTAAGTAGAAGACATCTCCCGGATATGCCTCACGTCCTGGTGGTCTCTTGAGGAGCAAGGAGAGTGTACGGTATGCCGCTGCGTGCTTACTTAAATCATCGTACACAACGAGAACATCCTGTCCGTTCTCCATCCATTCCTCACCGATCGCACATCCGGCGTACGGTGCAATATACTGTAACGGTGCAAGCTCACTCGCCGTCGATGCAACGATGGTCGTGTAAGACATAGCGCCGAATTCTTCGAGGGTCTTAACGATCGATGCAACTGTTGATGCCTTCTGTCCAATGGCAACATAGATACACTTTACGTTCTGTCCCTTCTGATTGATGATGGTATCGAGCGCGATTGCTGTCTTTCCGGTCTGACGGTCTCCGATGATCAGCTCTCGCTGTCCTCTTCCGATCGGAACCATGGAATCGATTGCCTTGATACCGGTCTGTAACGGTGTGTCTACGGATTTTCTGGAGATAACTCCCGATGCCACACGTTCGATCTGACGATATTTCGATGTCTGAATCGGTCCTTTGCCGTCAATCGGCTGTCCCAATGCATTTACGACACGGCCTAACATGGCATCGCCAACCGGGACCTCAACCACACGCCCCGTTGTCTTTACCGTATCTCCCTCGTTGATGTTCTTCTGGGAACCGAGAAGTACGGCACCCACATTGTCCTCCTCGAGGTTCAATACCATTCCGTATACTTCGCCCGGGAACTCCAAAAGTTCTCCCTGCATTGCATTGTCAAGACCGTGAATACGTGCGATTCCATCAGCCACCTGAATTACGGTGCCAACGTCAGCTACTTCCAACTGCGCTGCATACCGTTTGATCTGTTCTTTGATGACGGAACTTATTTCTTCTGGTTTTAAATTCATGGAGCGCATTCACCTGCTTTCAACTGTATTTTGGATAATTCGCGCGTCAGATCGTACAACTTTGTCCTGACCGTTGAGTCAACGACACGATCGCCAATGCGAATCATCATTCCGCCTATGATCGCGGAATCCACTTCATAATGCATTTCAAATGTTACATACTTTGTGGTCTCTAATAAGCGTTTCACCACTGCTGCCTTCTGCGCATCCGATAATTCCATTGCAGTCGTCACATATGCAGTCCCGATACTCTTATATTCTTTGACCTGATCATCAAAATACGCCAAAACCTTCCCGATCTGTGCAAAATGATCCTTTTCCACAATCATGCGCAAAAGTCCCACCAGTTCTGCACACACCTCGTCGGTAAAAATCGATTCGATGATCTTTACTTTTTCTTCTTTTACGATCTTCGGGTGACGCATCAGCGCGAAAAGCTCCGGATTTTCCTCCAGCGCGGTCTGCATGGCTCTGGTCTGCTCCCAGATCTCATCCAGCCTGCCGCTCTCCACTGCGACCTCGAACAGTGCATCACCGTATACCTTTGATACTAGCTTTGCCATGTCGAATCACCCATTTCCTTTAATGTCTCTTCCACAAGCGCATCCTGTACCGACGCATCGATATTTGCCGCAACCACTTTTGCAGCCATCATGGATGCAACCGTGATCATCTCCTGTTTGACATCATCCATCGCACGCTTCTTGGAAAGCTCTGCTTCCTCGTTCGCTCTCTGGATAATGCGGGCAGCCTCTTCCTTCGCTTCGGACTCGATACGCGCTGCATTCTTCTGCGCCTTCTGTCTGGCCTCACTTAAAATCTGTTCAGCTTCTTTGTCGATGTTCTTCAATCTGGCTTCATAATCCGCCTTCAACGCCGCTGCGTCTTTTTTGTCATTCGCGGCATCCGACAACTCTCCGGCAATCTTTTCCCGTCTGTCGGCAAGCATCTTTCTGACAGGATTAAACAGCAGCTTCGACATCATCATGAACAGGAAAAATACCGCAATCGCCATGAGCACGACATCGTGGAGCAGCTGGAAATCCAGATTAAAGAGTCTGGTCATCTCTTCCAAGGTCCGGCCTCCTTTCCGTTATATTCGTTCTCTCCGTCTCTTCCTATACCAACGGTTTTACGAAAAGCAGGAGCATTGCGATCAAAAGACCATAGAGACCTGTCGTCTCTGCAACCGCCTGGCCAAGTAACATGGTAGACATGATGTCACCCTTTGCACCCGGGTTTCTTCCTACTGCTGCAGCTGCATGTCCTGCTGCGATACCCTGTCCAATACCAGGTCCGATACCGGCGATAACCGCCAGACCTGCACCGATTGCTGAGCATGCTAAAATTAAATCTTCTCCTGTGATATTCATACTGATACCCTCCTAAAATAATCTTTTTGGTTTCGACGTCTATTCCGTCTCATAGTTCTGACTGATGTAAGTCATCGTCAACATACAGAATACGTATGTCTGAATTGCTCCCGAGAACAAATCAAAGTATACATGAAGCGCCGCCGGCCAGATAATCGCTATCTTGCCAAGCAGTCCGTATACAAGCGCCATCATGACCGTTCCTGACAGTACGTTCGCAAACATACGTAAGGAAAGAGAGATCGGTACTGCGATCTCGCTGATCAGGTTGATTGGGAACCAGATCGGCAGCCACGGCGGCAGTGGAGAACACATATCTTTCCAGATCTGCTTAGGCGGCAGATTCTTGAACTGCGTGATATGGATGAGAGCAAATGTGATGAGACCTAACGCCAGCGTTGTGCCGTAGTCGGCAGTCGGCGGTCTCAACCCGAACAAACCGGAAATATTGCTCATAAGTATAAACACAAAAATCGTGCTGATGTAGTTCACGAATTTCGGCGCCGCAACTTTTCCCATTGTTCCATATACCATCGCATCCAGTTTCTCTACCATGATCTCCAGAACATTTTGAAAGCCCTCCGGAATTTCCTTTGCATGTTTCATCGTCCGATTTGCCGCGATCGCCAGCCCCAACATCAGCAGCAGCACAATC
This region includes:
- the atpA gene encoding F0F1 ATP synthase subunit alpha; the protein is MNLKPEEISSVIKEQIKRYAAQLEVADVGTVIQVADGIARIHGLDNAMQGELLEFPGEVYGMVLNLEEDNVGAVLLGSQKNINEGDTVKTTGRVVEVPVGDAMLGRVVNALGQPIDGKGPIQTSKYRQIERVASGVISRKSVDTPLQTGIKAIDSMVPIGRGQRELIIGDRQTGKTAIALDTIINQKGQNVKCIYVAIGQKASTVASIVKTLEEFGAMSYTTIVASTASELAPLQYIAPYAGCAIGEEWMENGQDVLVVYDDLSKHAAAYRTLSLLLKRPPGREAYPGDVFYLHSRLLERAARLSDKLGGGSLTALPIIETQAGDVSAYIPTNVISITDGQIYLETEMFNAGFRPAINAGLSVSRVGGSAQIKAMKKIAAPIRTELAQYRELAAFAQFGSELDADTTEKLTQGERIKEILKQPQYQPMPVEKQVMIIYAATNKYLMDIPVADILPFEKALFEYVDTKYPEVPEAIRTEKVISEETEAKLIKAITECKAEFTK
- the atpF gene encoding F0F1 ATP synthase subunit B yields the protein MTRLFNLDFQLLHDVVLMAIAVFFLFMMMSKLLFNPVRKMLADRREKIAGELSDAANDKKDAAALKADYEARLKNIDKEAEQILSEARQKAQKNAARIESEAKEEAARIIQRANEEAELSKKRAMDDVKQEMITVASMMAAKVVAANIDASVQDALVEETLKEMGDSTWQS
- the atpE gene encoding ATP synthase F0 subunit C; this encodes MNITGEDLILACSAIGAGLAVIAGIGPGIGQGIAAGHAAAAVGRNPGAKGDIMSTMLLGQAVAETTGLYGLLIAMLLLFVKPLV
- the atpH gene encoding ATP synthase F1 subunit delta encodes the protein MAKLVSKVYGDALFEVAVESGRLDEIWEQTRAMQTALEENPELFALMRHPKIVKEEKVKIIESIFTDEVCAELVGLLRMIVEKDHFAQIGKVLAYFDDQVKEYKSIGTAYVTTAMELSDAQKAAVVKRLLETTKYVTFEMHYEVDSAIIGGMMIRIGDRVVDSTVRTKLYDLTRELSKIQLKAGECAP
- the atpB gene encoding F0F1 ATP synthase subunit A, producing MSSGADNIDFMIHGIFSYEIFGHTVWITTSHVCILIVLLLMLGLAIAANRTMKHAKEIPEGFQNVLEIMVEKLDAMVYGTMGKVAAPKFVNYISTIFVFILMSNISGLFGLRPPTADYGTTLALGLITFALIHITQFKNLPPKQIWKDMCSPLPPWLPIWFPINLISEIAVPISLSLRMFANVLSGTVMMALVYGLLGKIAIIWPAALHVYFDLFSGAIQTYVFCMLTMTYISQNYETE